The following proteins come from a genomic window of Desulfonatronum thiosulfatophilum:
- the rplL gene encoding 50S ribosomal protein L7/L12 gives MSVTKEQVVDFIANMTVLELSEFIKELEEKFGVSAAAPVAAVAAAPAAADAPAAEEKTEFDVVLTSAGGNKINVIKVVRALTGLGLKEAKAKVDEAPSVIKEAAAKADAEDAKKQLEEAGATVELK, from the coding sequence ATGAGTGTCACCAAAGAGCAGGTTGTCGATTTCATTGCCAATATGACTGTCCTTGAACTCTCCGAGTTCATTAAGGAACTTGAAGAGAAGTTTGGTGTTTCAGCAGCAGCTCCCGTGGCTGCGGTTGCCGCAGCTCCAGCAGCCGCCGACGCGCCTGCTGCTGAGGAAAAGACGGAATTCGACGTCGTATTGACCAGTGCCGGTGGGAACAAAATCAATGTTATCAAGGTTGTCCGCGCTTTGACAGGTCTTGGACTGAAGGAAGCTAAAGCCAAAGTTGATGAAGCCCCTTCCGTGATCAAGGAAGCAGCTGCCAAGGCCGATGCTGAAGACGCAAAGAAACAGCTGGAAGAAGCCGGCGCCACAGTCGAGTTGAAGTAG
- the rplJ gene encoding 50S ribosomal protein L10 — protein MNRTQKGEVIEKLRGKAANANIAIVTDFKGLKVEEVTPLRVKLRESGVDYHVVKNTLARIALDGSKHEILKDSLKDCCAIAFTTGDPVAAAKIIVEFDKGSKNFNTRFASLEGKFLTKNQIEDLAKLPSKEVLLAMTLGTMNAVPTNFVGLFANILRNFLYALNAIKEQKEQPESV, from the coding sequence GTGAACAGAACGCAAAAAGGCGAAGTTATTGAGAAATTGAGAGGCAAAGCAGCAAATGCAAATATTGCCATAGTTACAGACTTCAAGGGTCTCAAGGTGGAGGAAGTCACACCGCTGAGAGTCAAACTTCGAGAATCCGGAGTTGACTATCATGTTGTCAAAAACACTTTGGCTCGCATTGCCTTGGATGGGTCGAAACACGAAATTCTAAAGGATTCCCTGAAAGATTGTTGCGCAATTGCTTTTACAACTGGAGATCCTGTAGCCGCTGCCAAAATCATTGTTGAATTTGATAAAGGCTCCAAGAATTTTAATACCCGCTTTGCAAGCCTCGAAGGCAAGTTTCTCACCAAGAACCAAATTGAAGATTTGGCCAAGTTGCCGAGCAAGGAAGTTTTGCTGGCTATGACGCTGGGAACGATGAATGCCGTTCCGACCAATTTTGTTGGCTTGTTCGCCAATATTTTGCGGAATTTCTTATACGCCTTGAATGCTATCAAGGAACAAAAGGAACAACCCGAGTCCGTTTAA
- the rpoC gene encoding DNA-directed RNA polymerase subunit beta', producing the protein MTLDELFSMRGSSSTTPNSKSLKGIKISIAAPETIREWSFGEVKKPETINYRTFKPERDGLFCAKIFGPVKDYECNCGKYKRMKHRGIVCEKCGVEVIASKVRRERMGHIELASPVAHIWFLKSLPSKIGTLLDMTMADLEKVLYFDSFIVLDPGQTNLLKFQVISEEQYYQVIEHFGEDAVTVGMGAESIRKLIEELDLAALRAELREEGAKTKSQTKKKKVAKRLKIIEAFLESGNKPEWMIMEVIPIIPPELRPLVPLDGGRFATSDLNDLYRRVINRNNRLKRLMELGAPDIIIRNEKRMLQESVDALFDNGRRGRPISGTNGRPLKSLSDMIKGKQGRFRQNLLGKRVDYSGRSVIVVGPKLKLHQCGLPKKMALELFKPFIYSQLEKRGLTTSIKGAKKMVEREDVVVWDILEDVVREYPIMLNRAPTLHRLGIQAFEPLLVEGKAIQLHPLVCTAFNADFDGDQMAVHIPLSIEAQIECRVLMMSTNNILSPANGVPIIVPSQDIVLGLFYLTVDRSFSRGEGKIFSNPSEVTLAYDSGTLDLHARIKVRMDGHLVETTPGRILVGEVLPKGVPFELVNQLLNKKSIARLVGEAYRRAGIKATVILCDKLKDMGYEFSTRAGLSVGLMDLIIPEQKDVILKSSFDEVKHIESQYRDGIITRTEKYNKVVDVWTKATNDVAKEMMRKMSHEILTDEKSGRVEENVSFNPIFMMATSGARGNPDQMRQLAGMRGLMAKPSGEIIETPITASFREGLTVLQYFISTHGARKGLADTALKTANSGYLTRRLVDVVQDVQIYEKDCGTVDGLEIGHMIKAGEIKERLSQRVAGRLTMFDVFDPVTDDVMIPANSLIDEHYTQMVETSGLNTMTVRSVVTCKSPHGVCASCYGQDLATGRVVNVGEAVGIIAAQSIGEPGTQLTMRTFHIGGTASKEIEQSSITSHFVGRVILSRVKTVENAEGHALIINKSGQLSIVDDQGREREKYTLPLGAKLFVQDQQEVEKGKLLVEWDPFNEPFVVDVEGAVRFSDIIEGRTFQDKMDETTLRTTKTIIEYRTTNFRPAIAIHDAQGNQVTRPGTSSPAMFQLPVGAVLMVQDGDQVRPGDIIARKPRETSKTRDIVGGLPRVAELFEVRKPKELGVVSEIDGIVSFGPDAKGKRKLIITPDTGEPKEYLVPKGKHITVQEGDLVEAGELLTEGYPELHDILKIKGEKQLAKYLVEEVQEVYRHQGVQINDKHIEVIVRQMLKKVQVIDPGETPFLLGEQVDKHRFMRENLRCVESELQPAVAEPLVLGITQASLNTDSFISAASFQETTKVLTEASLRGKEDYLLGLKENVIVGRLVPAGTGYRKYTDCEIYVPDQPEREDSFLEDLEDNHLLVGDY; encoded by the coding sequence ATGACATTAGATGAACTCTTTTCCATGCGGGGAAGTTCTTCGACAACGCCCAACAGCAAGAGCCTTAAAGGCATCAAGATATCCATCGCCGCGCCAGAAACCATTCGTGAATGGTCCTTCGGCGAGGTTAAAAAGCCTGAAACCATCAATTATCGTACTTTCAAGCCAGAGCGCGACGGACTGTTCTGCGCCAAGATTTTTGGTCCCGTGAAGGACTATGAATGCAATTGCGGCAAATACAAACGGATGAAGCACCGGGGTATCGTTTGTGAAAAATGCGGCGTGGAGGTGATCGCATCCAAGGTTCGGCGCGAGAGAATGGGGCATATCGAACTGGCCTCTCCCGTTGCCCATATCTGGTTCCTGAAAAGTCTTCCTTCCAAGATCGGAACTCTATTGGACATGACCATGGCCGATCTGGAGAAAGTGCTGTATTTCGATTCGTTCATCGTGCTGGATCCGGGACAAACCAATCTTTTGAAATTCCAAGTTATTTCCGAAGAACAGTACTATCAGGTCATCGAACATTTCGGCGAGGATGCTGTCACCGTGGGCATGGGGGCGGAATCCATTCGCAAGCTGATCGAGGAACTGGATCTGGCTGCACTGCGCGCGGAATTGCGTGAAGAGGGCGCCAAAACCAAGTCCCAGACGAAGAAGAAGAAAGTTGCCAAGCGGTTGAAAATTATTGAGGCCTTCCTGGAATCCGGAAATAAGCCGGAATGGATGATCATGGAGGTCATTCCGATTATTCCTCCGGAACTACGGCCACTGGTTCCCCTGGACGGCGGACGTTTCGCCACCTCAGACCTAAACGACCTCTATCGCCGGGTGATCAATCGCAACAACCGCCTTAAGCGCCTGATGGAACTCGGCGCTCCGGACATCATTATCCGGAACGAGAAGAGGATGCTTCAGGAGTCGGTTGACGCCCTTTTCGACAACGGACGGCGCGGGCGGCCCATCTCCGGGACCAACGGGCGGCCCTTGAAGTCGCTGAGCGACATGATCAAGGGTAAGCAAGGTCGTTTTCGGCAGAACCTTTTGGGCAAAAGAGTCGATTATTCGGGCCGATCGGTTATTGTAGTAGGGCCGAAGCTGAAATTGCACCAGTGCGGGCTGCCCAAGAAAATGGCCCTGGAACTCTTCAAACCGTTCATCTACTCTCAATTAGAAAAACGCGGTCTGACCACGTCCATCAAAGGCGCTAAAAAGATGGTTGAACGCGAGGACGTGGTGGTCTGGGATATTCTGGAAGACGTGGTTCGGGAGTACCCGATCATGTTGAACAGGGCTCCTACGTTGCACAGGCTCGGTATTCAGGCCTTTGAGCCGTTGCTGGTGGAAGGAAAGGCCATTCAGTTGCATCCGCTGGTCTGCACTGCGTTTAACGCGGACTTTGACGGCGACCAGATGGCCGTTCACATTCCTCTGTCCATCGAAGCACAAATTGAATGCCGGGTGCTGATGATGTCCACGAACAACATCCTCTCGCCCGCCAACGGCGTACCGATCATCGTACCCAGTCAGGACATCGTCCTTGGCTTGTTCTACTTGACCGTGGACCGGTCCTTCAGCCGCGGAGAGGGCAAGATTTTCTCAAATCCCTCAGAAGTCACCCTGGCCTATGACTCCGGCACGCTGGACCTCCATGCCCGGATCAAGGTGCGCATGGACGGCCACCTTGTGGAGACTACGCCCGGACGGATACTTGTGGGCGAAGTGCTGCCGAAAGGCGTCCCGTTTGAACTCGTCAATCAGTTGCTGAACAAGAAAAGCATCGCCCGTCTGGTCGGAGAAGCTTACCGTCGCGCGGGTATCAAGGCCACGGTCATCCTTTGCGACAAGCTCAAGGACATGGGCTATGAGTTTTCAACCAGGGCCGGACTTTCCGTTGGTCTAATGGATTTGATTATTCCCGAACAAAAGGACGTCATCCTGAAGAGTTCCTTTGACGAGGTGAAGCATATCGAATCCCAGTACCGTGACGGGATCATCACCCGCACGGAAAAATACAACAAGGTCGTCGACGTCTGGACTAAGGCCACCAATGATGTGGCCAAGGAAATGATGCGCAAGATGTCGCATGAAATCCTGACCGACGAGAAGAGTGGGCGCGTGGAGGAGAACGTCAGCTTCAACCCCATCTTCATGATGGCCACCTCCGGAGCGCGGGGCAACCCAGACCAGATGCGCCAGCTGGCGGGAATGCGCGGATTGATGGCCAAGCCCTCGGGCGAGATTATTGAAACGCCCATCACTGCGTCTTTCCGTGAAGGGCTGACCGTGCTCCAGTACTTCATTTCAACCCACGGCGCTCGGAAAGGCCTTGCGGATACGGCGCTTAAGACCGCCAACTCTGGATACCTGACTAGGCGCCTGGTGGACGTTGTCCAGGACGTGCAGATTTATGAGAAAGATTGCGGCACCGTGGACGGACTTGAAATCGGGCACATGATCAAGGCTGGTGAAATCAAGGAGCGGCTGAGTCAGCGTGTCGCGGGTCGTCTGACCATGTTCGACGTCTTTGATCCGGTCACGGACGACGTGATGATTCCCGCCAATTCTCTGATTGACGAACACTACACCCAGATGGTGGAAACGTCCGGCTTGAACACCATGACCGTGCGATCCGTGGTTACCTGCAAGAGTCCGCACGGCGTGTGCGCATCCTGCTACGGCCAGGATCTTGCTACCGGAAGAGTCGTCAACGTTGGCGAGGCGGTGGGGATTATCGCAGCCCAGTCCATCGGAGAGCCTGGTACGCAGTTGACCATGCGCACATTCCACATCGGCGGTACTGCATCCAAGGAGATTGAACAGTCATCGATCACCTCCCACTTTGTTGGTCGAGTGATCCTATCCCGGGTAAAAACTGTTGAAAACGCCGAAGGCCATGCCCTGATCATCAACAAGAGCGGTCAGTTGAGCATTGTCGACGACCAGGGTCGCGAGCGTGAAAAATATACGCTGCCCTTGGGCGCCAAACTGTTCGTTCAGGATCAACAGGAAGTTGAAAAAGGGAAGCTGCTTGTGGAATGGGATCCCTTTAACGAACCCTTTGTAGTCGACGTCGAGGGTGCGGTGCGTTTTTCCGATATCATTGAAGGAAGAACCTTTCAGGACAAGATGGACGAGACTACGCTCAGAACCACCAAGACCATCATTGAATACCGCACGACCAATTTCCGGCCCGCCATCGCGATTCATGACGCCCAGGGCAACCAGGTTACTCGTCCGGGCACTTCATCGCCAGCCATGTTCCAGCTGCCCGTGGGCGCCGTGCTCATGGTGCAGGACGGCGATCAGGTTCGCCCCGGCGACATCATCGCCAGAAAGCCTCGAGAAACATCCAAGACCCGCGATATCGTTGGCGGACTGCCCCGAGTCGCAGAACTGTTTGAAGTACGCAAGCCAAAAGAACTCGGCGTTGTTTCTGAAATTGACGGTATTGTATCTTTTGGACCGGATGCCAAGGGCAAGCGCAAACTCATTATCACGCCGGACACTGGAGAGCCTAAGGAATATCTGGTGCCCAAGGGCAAGCACATTACTGTTCAGGAAGGCGACCTGGTCGAGGCTGGGGAACTTTTGACCGAAGGTTACCCGGAACTGCACGACATCTTGAAGATCAAGGGCGAGAAACAGCTTGCCAAATACCTTGTCGAGGAAGTGCAGGAAGTCTATCGGCACCAGGGCGTACAGATCAACGACAAGCATATTGAGGTCATTGTCCGCCAGATGCTCAAGAAGGTGCAGGTCATCGATCCCGGTGAAACGCCTTTCCTCCTTGGCGAGCAGGTGGACAAGCATCGCTTCATGAGGGAGAATCTCCGGTGCGTAGAGAGCGAGCTGCAACCTGCCGTGGCGGAACCGTTGGTGCTGGGGATTACTCAGGCCTCCTTGAATACCGACTCCTTCATCTCCGCCGCGTCCTTCCAGGAAACCACCAAGGTTCTGACCGAAGCCTCCCTGAGGGGCAAGGAAGACTACCTTCTGGGGCTCAAGGAGAACGTCATTGTCGGCCGTCTTGTTCCTGCCGGCACGGGATATCGTAAATATACGGATTGTGAAATCTATGTTCCGGACCAGCCCGAGCGTGAAGATTCCTTCCTTGAGGATCTGGAAGACAACCATCTGCTTGTTGGCGACTATTGA
- the rpoB gene encoding DNA-directed RNA polymerase subunit beta encodes MTQLVKKFGKIQSVLNIPHLLELQTQSYHHFLQKDISPAARADVGLEGVFRSVFPIHDFNKTATLEFVSYEIGQPKFDVSECLAKGLHYEAPVRIRVRLVVFDVDEETGNRSIRDIKEQDIYFGTIPLMTEKGTFIINGTERVIVNQLQRSPGIIFEHDFGKTHTSRKVLYSSRIIPMRGSWLDFEFDHKDIFYVRIDRRRKMPVTILLKAMGMTNSDILSYFYQTEHYEIEDGRVFREVQEKLVRKEQLFADVATETGEVLASAGSMMKPRTWKKILKSGVKRIEVDPESIVGQYLAQDVVHPETGEVLALVGDAITEPFLEQCREASIKRLPILYVTGVEVSATILETLSLDKTTDIETAQVEIFRRLRPSSPPTPEVATTFFDNLFRNPDYYDLSPVGRYKLNSRLGLDVPLDQRTLTNDDILKALKHLVELKDSHGPSDDIDHLGNRRVRPVGELVENQYRIGLVRMERAIKERMSLQDVATLMPHDLINPKPVVAAIKEFFGTSQLSQFMDQTNPLSEVTHKRRLSALGPGGLTRDRAGFEVRDVHTSHYGRICPIETPEGPNIGLIVSMTTFAQVNAFGFIESPYRIVKNGQATHDVLFMDASKEGPEIIAQANAELDSEGRFVTDIVTARLKGDFALVNKDEVTLMDISPSQIVSVSASLIPFLEHDDANRALMGSNMQRQAVPLLRCERPIVGTGMESIVAQDSGSCILSAGDGVVRYADAEQIVVSYEGDLFPETGGLKVYDLLKFHKSNQNTCFGQKPLVVEGQAVRKGQVLADGPGIQQGELALGKNLLVAFMPWCGYNFEDSILISERVVKEDVFTSMHIEEFELVARDTKLGPEEVTKDIPNVGEEMLRNLDESGIIRIGAPVQPDDILVGKITPKGETQLTPEEKLLRAIFGDKARDVKNSSLKVPPGIEGTVIDVRVFNRRMGDKDDRSKVIEKHKLTRLEAKERQIIAGLTDVMRDKIWKIVDGKRLAQTLMGKRKGEVLVEANMFMSREILDLVALKKLPGLFVVKEVNDQLQELIEDYERQIAFVQEAYKIKSERITEGDDLPPGVIKMVKVYVAVKRKLSVGDKMAGRHGNKGVVSCILPEEDMPFFADGTPVDIVLNPLGVPSRMNIGQIMETHLGWGAFELGKQMARMIERGDDVVDLRREVKDVFDSESISALVDELDDQEFVSAVRELRNGIITKSPVFDGAHEDEIWKWLKKAGLPDDGKSALYDGRTGELFHNRVTVGSMYILKLHHLVDEKIHARSTGPYSLVTQQPLGGKAQFGGQRLGEMEVWAMEAYGAAHVLQEFLTVKSDDVTGRVNMYEKIVKGDNFLEAGLPESFNVLIKELMSLGLDVTLLQEEKKKRRGPAS; translated from the coding sequence ATGACACAACTTGTGAAAAAGTTTGGCAAAATCCAAAGTGTTCTCAATATTCCCCATCTCCTCGAGCTGCAAACGCAATCCTATCATCATTTTTTGCAAAAGGATATCTCTCCAGCCGCGAGGGCAGACGTTGGACTTGAAGGGGTGTTTCGTTCGGTATTCCCGATCCATGACTTCAACAAGACGGCAACACTTGAATTTGTCAGCTATGAGATAGGCCAGCCCAAGTTCGATGTCTCGGAGTGTCTGGCTAAAGGCCTGCATTATGAGGCACCGGTTCGGATCCGAGTTCGCCTGGTGGTTTTCGACGTTGATGAAGAGACTGGGAACCGCTCCATTCGCGACATCAAGGAGCAGGACATCTATTTCGGAACTATTCCGTTGATGACTGAAAAGGGCACCTTCATAATCAATGGTACTGAACGTGTAATCGTCAATCAGCTGCAACGTTCCCCCGGAATCATTTTTGAGCATGACTTTGGAAAGACGCATACCAGCCGCAAGGTATTGTATTCATCCCGGATCATCCCCATGCGCGGCTCCTGGCTGGATTTCGAATTCGACCATAAAGACATTTTCTACGTTCGGATCGATCGGCGCCGGAAAATGCCTGTGACCATTTTGCTCAAAGCCATGGGCATGACCAATTCCGACATCTTGAGTTATTTCTACCAGACGGAGCACTACGAAATTGAAGATGGTCGAGTTTTCAGGGAGGTACAGGAAAAACTCGTCCGCAAGGAGCAACTCTTCGCGGATGTTGCCACTGAAACAGGAGAGGTATTGGCATCCGCTGGCTCGATGATGAAGCCTCGGACCTGGAAGAAGATTCTTAAGTCCGGGGTCAAACGCATTGAGGTCGACCCTGAATCCATTGTTGGTCAGTATTTGGCGCAGGACGTCGTCCATCCGGAAACAGGCGAAGTTCTGGCTCTTGTGGGTGATGCAATCACTGAGCCCTTTCTTGAACAATGCCGTGAAGCTTCCATCAAGCGCCTGCCAATTTTGTATGTCACCGGCGTCGAAGTTTCCGCCACGATCCTGGAAACACTCTCACTGGACAAGACCACGGATATCGAAACCGCTCAGGTTGAAATTTTCCGACGCCTGCGGCCCAGTTCGCCTCCCACTCCTGAGGTGGCGACAACCTTTTTCGACAACCTTTTTCGCAACCCCGACTATTATGACCTCTCACCCGTTGGTCGCTATAAATTGAATTCACGACTTGGGCTTGATGTTCCTTTGGATCAACGTACCTTGACTAACGATGATATCTTGAAGGCATTGAAGCATCTTGTTGAACTAAAGGATTCACACGGGCCTTCCGATGATATCGACCACCTGGGGAACAGACGAGTTCGTCCGGTTGGAGAGCTGGTTGAGAATCAATACAGAATTGGCCTTGTCAGGATGGAGCGGGCCATCAAGGAAAGAATGAGCCTCCAGGATGTGGCCACCTTGATGCCCCACGACCTCATCAACCCAAAGCCTGTGGTGGCCGCGATCAAGGAGTTTTTCGGAACTTCTCAGCTTTCACAGTTCATGGATCAGACAAATCCGCTTTCCGAAGTGACCCACAAACGGCGACTCTCCGCTCTCGGACCTGGCGGCTTGACCAGGGACCGGGCGGGATTTGAAGTTCGTGACGTGCACACCAGCCACTATGGCCGTATTTGTCCTATTGAAACTCCGGAAGGGCCGAACATCGGACTGATCGTTTCCATGACCACGTTTGCGCAGGTCAACGCATTCGGGTTTATCGAGAGTCCTTACCGGATCGTGAAAAACGGGCAAGCAACGCATGATGTCCTGTTCATGGATGCATCCAAGGAGGGACCCGAGATCATCGCTCAGGCCAATGCCGAACTGGACAGCGAAGGCCGGTTCGTGACCGATATCGTCACGGCGCGTCTCAAAGGCGATTTTGCGCTGGTAAACAAGGATGAAGTGACCTTGATGGACATTTCACCCAGCCAGATCGTTTCCGTATCTGCTTCATTAATTCCGTTTCTGGAACACGATGATGCCAACCGAGCCCTCATGGGATCGAACATGCAGCGCCAAGCCGTGCCGCTTTTGCGCTGTGAGAGGCCCATTGTCGGCACCGGCATGGAAAGCATCGTGGCCCAGGACTCCGGCAGTTGCATCTTGTCGGCCGGGGACGGCGTTGTCAGGTATGCTGACGCGGAGCAAATCGTCGTCAGCTATGAGGGAGATCTGTTTCCTGAAACCGGCGGATTGAAAGTCTATGATCTGTTGAAGTTTCACAAATCCAACCAGAATACGTGCTTCGGCCAGAAGCCTCTTGTGGTTGAGGGGCAGGCCGTACGCAAAGGTCAGGTTCTGGCCGATGGTCCAGGAATTCAGCAGGGCGAACTGGCCTTAGGCAAGAACCTGCTCGTGGCGTTTATGCCCTGGTGCGGGTACAACTTTGAAGACTCGATCCTCATCTCCGAACGCGTGGTCAAGGAAGATGTTTTCACCTCGATGCATATCGAGGAGTTCGAACTGGTCGCCCGGGACACCAAGCTTGGACCTGAAGAAGTCACCAAGGATATTCCCAATGTCGGGGAGGAAATGCTGCGCAACCTGGACGAAAGCGGCATCATCCGGATCGGCGCTCCGGTTCAGCCCGATGATATCCTCGTAGGAAAGATCACGCCCAAGGGCGAAACCCAGCTCACCCCGGAAGAGAAGCTGTTGCGAGCCATTTTCGGTGACAAGGCCAGGGATGTGAAGAATTCTTCGCTCAAAGTTCCGCCGGGTATCGAGGGAACGGTCATTGACGTTCGGGTTTTCAATCGACGCATGGGCGACAAGGACGATCGTTCCAAGGTTATTGAAAAGCACAAGTTGACCCGTCTAGAGGCCAAGGAGCGCCAAATCATAGCCGGTCTCACCGATGTAATGCGGGACAAAATCTGGAAGATAGTTGATGGCAAGCGACTCGCCCAGACATTGATGGGCAAGCGCAAGGGCGAGGTTCTCGTTGAAGCCAACATGTTCATGAGCAGGGAAATCCTGGACCTGGTCGCGCTTAAGAAGCTCCCTGGGTTGTTCGTGGTCAAGGAAGTGAACGATCAGTTGCAGGAATTGATTGAGGACTATGAGCGCCAGATCGCTTTTGTCCAGGAAGCGTATAAGATCAAGAGCGAAAGAATTACCGAAGGCGACGATTTGCCGCCTGGCGTGATCAAGATGGTCAAGGTTTATGTCGCGGTCAAACGCAAGTTGTCCGTAGGCGACAAGATGGCCGGGCGTCATGGAAACAAGGGCGTCGTCTCCTGCATATTGCCCGAAGAAGACATGCCCTTTTTTGCCGATGGAACCCCAGTAGACATTGTCCTGAATCCCCTGGGCGTGCCCTCGCGCATGAATATCGGGCAGATCATGGAAACCCACTTAGGGTGGGGTGCTTTTGAACTGGGTAAGCAGATGGCCCGGATGATCGAGCGTGGCGACGACGTTGTTGATTTGCGCCGTGAGGTCAAGGATGTTTTCGACTCGGAAAGCATTTCCGCCCTGGTGGATGAACTGGATGACCAGGAGTTTGTCTCCGCTGTTCGGGAACTGCGCAACGGCATCATTACCAAGAGCCCTGTCTTTGACGGCGCGCATGAAGATGAGATTTGGAAGTGGTTGAAAAAAGCCGGATTGCCTGATGATGGCAAGAGCGCTCTCTACGACGGCCGTACCGGGGAACTTTTCCATAACCGAGTGACCGTGGGCAGCATGTACATTCTCAAATTGCACCACTTGGTGGACGAGAAGATCCATGCCCGCTCCACCGGCCCTTACTCATTGGTTACTCAGCAGCCCTTGGGGGGCAAGGCCCAATTCGGCGGACAGCGACTTGGTGAAATGGAAGTCTGGGCCATGGAGGCGTACGGTGCCGCACACGTCCTGCAGGAGTTTTTGACGGTTAAATCTGACGATGTGACCGGCCGTGTGAACATGTATGAGAAGATTGTCAAAGGCGACAACTTTTTAGAGGCTGGGTTGCCAGAATCCTTCAATGTTCTCATTAAAGAGCTGATGTCGTTGGGACTCGACGTCACGCTGCTCCAGGAAGAGAAGAAGAAACGCCGCGGCCCAGCCTCATAA
- the nusG gene encoding transcription termination/antitermination protein NusG → MELNAPKSEWYIVHTHTGFEQRVERTLREMIRTNRALGLIEEIVVPTEKVVELVKGEKKTSTRKFYPGYIMVKMVLTDESWHLVQSLPRVTGFLGGKNRPLPMPEREALKILNMMETRQEQPRPKFSFERGDEVRVIDGPFANFNAVVEDVNYDKGKLKVTVSIFGRQTPVELEFVQVSKT, encoded by the coding sequence ATGGAATTGAATGCACCGAAGTCGGAATGGTATATAGTTCATACCCACACGGGCTTTGAGCAGCGTGTGGAACGGACTCTCCGGGAAATGATCCGCACCAATAGAGCTCTTGGACTGATCGAGGAAATTGTCGTCCCAACGGAGAAGGTCGTAGAGCTCGTCAAGGGTGAGAAAAAAACCTCCACCCGAAAATTTTATCCCGGTTATATCATGGTCAAGATGGTTCTAACTGATGAATCTTGGCATCTGGTTCAGTCGTTGCCTCGTGTGACCGGTTTTCTGGGCGGAAAGAACAGGCCCTTGCCCATGCCGGAAAGAGAGGCATTAAAGATTCTCAATATGATGGAAACCCGTCAAGAGCAGCCTCGACCGAAATTCTCTTTTGAACGTGGCGATGAGGTGCGTGTCATTGATGGACCGTTCGCGAACTTCAATGCCGTTGTGGAAGATGTCAATTACGATAAGGGAAAGCTGAAAGTAACCGTTTCCATTTTTGGCAGACAGACTCCGGTGGAACTGGAATTCGTTCAGGTAAGTAAAACATAA
- the rplA gene encoding 50S ribosomal protein L1 — MPTHGKKYRNSVQDLDLKNKFPVKDGLDLALRLAYAKFDETVDVAVCLGVDPKYSDQMVRGAVTLPHGLGKVVRVAAFCKGDKEAEAKDAGADIVGNDDLIERIKGGWLEFDQAVATPDMMAQIGKIGRILGPRGLMPNAKTGTVTFDIGKAVKEMKAGRVEFKVDKAGVIHSPLGKVSFGADKLVDNLRTVIDTIIRLKPSSAKGTYLRAMAISTTMGPGIKIDTQTMPRD, encoded by the coding sequence ATGCCCACACACGGAAAAAAATATCGCAATTCTGTCCAGGACCTGGACCTGAAGAACAAGTTCCCGGTTAAGGACGGCTTGGATCTCGCGTTACGACTTGCTTATGCAAAGTTTGACGAAACGGTTGATGTCGCAGTCTGTCTTGGTGTTGACCCAAAATATTCCGATCAAATGGTCAGGGGCGCGGTAACGCTGCCGCACGGCCTTGGCAAGGTAGTCCGCGTTGCCGCTTTTTGCAAAGGCGACAAGGAAGCCGAAGCCAAGGATGCCGGTGCTGATATAGTCGGCAACGATGATTTGATCGAAAGGATTAAAGGCGGCTGGCTGGAATTTGATCAGGCCGTTGCAACCCCTGATATGATGGCTCAAATCGGAAAGATCGGACGAATACTCGGACCACGCGGATTGATGCCGAACGCAAAGACTGGAACCGTCACTTTCGACATTGGGAAGGCTGTCAAGGAGATGAAAGCCGGTCGTGTTGAGTTCAAGGTAGACAAAGCCGGTGTTATCCATTCTCCTCTGGGAAAAGTTTCATTCGGCGCGGACAAGCTTGTGGATAACCTGCGTACAGTCATCGACACCATCATCCGGTTGAAACCCTCCTCGGCTAAGGGCACTTACCTTCGAGCCATGGCGATTTCAACAACCATGGGACCCGGCATCAAGATTGACACGCAAACCATGCCGCGAGACTAG
- the rplK gene encoding 50S ribosomal protein L11, translating into MAKKIKAKIKLQVPAGAANPSPPVGPALGQHGVNIMEFCKSFNAKTQDQKGMITPVIITVYADRTFTFVTKTPPASVLLLKAAKLDKGSGEPNKNKVGKVSKTQVEEIAKLKMPDLTAMSLDAAMLSIMGTARSMGIEVEN; encoded by the coding sequence ATGGCTAAAAAGATCAAAGCAAAAATTAAGCTTCAGGTTCCAGCCGGAGCTGCCAACCCGTCTCCTCCCGTAGGCCCAGCCCTGGGCCAACATGGCGTGAACATCATGGAGTTCTGCAAGAGCTTCAATGCCAAAACCCAGGACCAAAAGGGCATGATCACACCTGTGATAATCACGGTATATGCCGACAGAACCTTTACATTTGTCACCAAAACGCCCCCAGCTTCGGTTCTGCTCCTGAAAGCCGCGAAACTTGACAAAGGATCCGGTGAACCGAACAAAAATAAGGTCGGAAAGGTATCCAAGACCCAAGTTGAAGAAATCGCCAAATTGAAAATGCCTGATTTGACCGCGATGAGCCTTGACGCCGCCATGCTGAGCATCATGGGAACGGCTCGGAGCATGGGGATTGAGGTCGAAAACTAG